The Streptomyces achromogenes DNA segment AGCTGCCGCCCTCACCGGCGTGCACACCCCGGGGCGGCTGGGGGCGCACCGGATCCGGACGGACGGCGGCGATCGTCAGTTCCTTGACGGCGCTGACGCCGCCGCAACTGAACGTCACCCGGTACGAGGCGCCCGGCTCGGCGTCCCGGTCGATCCGTGCCACCGCCGACGTGGAGCCCTTCGGGATGACGACGGCGTCGAACACCCCCGAGGTGACGGTCACGGAGTTCCGGCAGCCGCTGGTGACGCGGTCGACCTGGAGAACGACCTCGCCGCCCGCGGCGACGGTCGAGGGCAGCACCCGGTAGCCGTTGGACATGACGTAGTGGTTGTCGTCGTCGCTCGCGACGGCGGCCGGTGCGAAGCAGGTCAGGGCGGTGACGCCCAGCAGTGCGGCCGAAGCGACGCGTATCGCGCGCATGGTGGATCCTCCGGTCCCGAGGAGCAGGCCGCGGAACTGTTCCGCTTTCTCCGACAATGCACCTCGATGACCGAAACACTAGGAACACGTGTGCGCTCCCGCGATCGCTGTCGTGCGAATGGGGCACGGGTGTGGGCCACCCGGGGGAAGGCGGCGGCGTGGCGGCCGCCCTCCGGCGCGCGGACGTGGTGGTGAGCGGGCGTCAGTCCGAGAGCCTCAGCTCCCGATTCCCGGAAACAGACGGAGGAACGGTTCCGCCGACGCGGTGACACCGCGGCTGTACGGCGCGTCGAAATCCCAGATGAGGAAGAGCAGGAAGGCGATGAGCGCGGAGAACAGCCCGGCCAGGACCAGTTCGCGGGTGGTGCGCCGGATCTGCAGCGCGAACACCATGCCGATGGTGATGACGGCCCCCGCCAACAGCCCGAACCACACCACGCCGGGCATGGTCGCCCCCGTCGACTCGGCGCGGGCGTTGCGCGCCTGGTCGGCCGCGGCCAGCTGGTCGAGCAGCGGCTGGTAGGCCTGCGCCTGGAAGTCGGAGGCCGGCCGGTAGTCCGTGACGTCCACCCGGACCTGCTGGAGGAGCTCGTCACCGCGCCCGCTCACGTCGCCGCCGTCGGCCATCTCCTTCCATTCCCTGGTGACGACGTGTCCGACATAGGCGTTGACATCCGCTCGAATACGGTCGCGCACGTCCGCCGGATAGACGCGCACCCGCTCGGAGATCTCGTGCAGCGCCTGCGCCTCGGCCTGCACATGGTCCTGGGCGACACTCCGCGCCTCCCAGACGCCGGCGATGGCCAGACCGAGGACGATGGCGTACACCACGCCGATCCACATCGTCATGTACTCGATGACGTCCGGGGTCTCCGAGGGGTCCTCGTCCTCGGGTGCCCTGCGGTGCCGTACGAGGGTGATGACGACCACCACCGCGCAGGCGGCGAGCATCGCGAGGGTGAGAACAAGCCATTCCGGCAAGGAAAGCCTCCAGGATCGGCACTCAGCGCGGTCGCAGCGCGGCGACGGCGATCAGCGCGGGCACGGTGACGAGCAGGACATAGGTGACGGGCGACTGGCCCCCGCGGGCGGGTCGCTGGCGCGCTGTCGCGTGGTAGGCGGGGTAGGTCACCGGAGCCGCCGAGGGAGGCGGGGTGGGCGTCGGCTCCGGGGTGCGGGCCGGCGTGGGGGCCGGCGGGGGTGTGGGGGCCGGCGGCGGCAGCGGTGCCGCGCGGCGCGGCGGCGCGGGCGGTTTCGGGCGCGGCTTCGGCGCCGGCGGCCGGGGTGCGGGGGGCGGCGGCTTCGGGGTCGGTGCCGGGGGCGGCGGCGGGGTGGGCGTGGGGGTGGGTGTGGGCGTCGGTTCGGGCGGTTCCGGCTTCGGCGGCTTCGGCGGCTTCGGTGGCTCGGGCGGCTCGGGCGGCGGGGTGGGCTGCGGGCACACCGGGGAGCCCTCCCACCCGTAACTCCCCGCGACGGCGACCGCCTCGGTGCCGTCCGGGCCCGTCGAGGCGTACGCGCACGCGTCGGCCGTCGCCACACCGGCCGGGACGGCCGCGAGGATCCACACCGCGGTCACCAGGGCCAGACCTCGTGTGACGAGGACGGATCGGGTCGGTTCGGGTCCATGCACGACGGAGATCATGCGGCCTCGTGCGGCGGCCGGAGTCCTCACCCGGCGGGGATTGCCCCGAACGGGGGAAGAACGGTTCCCCGGGTTTGCCGGGTGGTGCGTTCGCTTATGCGGCCCGTCGTCCGTCTGTGCGATCGGCGCGGTCCGGGCCGTTGGGGGCGCCCGGTCCGGGGGTCGTCGTGAGCGGCCGGGGCGGCGCGCGTCACGGGCCGTCGAAAGAAATTTGTGCCGCCGTTGAACACAACGGACGTCCGTATGCGTACCCAGTGTCGTGCGGTGGCGCAGCAGGGCGCCGCAACACCTTGGGACGATCGGGGAGTTGTTGACGATGAAGACCACCTGGCGGAGCGCCTCACTCGCGGCTGGCACCGTGGCCGTACTGGCGCTGACGACGGCGTGCGGATCGGAAAGCGGCACGTCAGCGTCGAGCCAGAACGTCGGGGCCACGGCTCCGGCCGGTGGCATCGGGGGCGTCGGCAGCGGTTACGGCCAGGTCGGCGCCAGTGCGAGCCCCGCGCCCGGCGGTGTCGGTTCGGGCACCGGAGCGCAGGGCGGATCGACGGGCGAACTGGCCGTCGCCGCGAACCCGGAACTGGGCAAGATCCTCACCGACGGCGCCGGCAAGACCCTCTACCGCTTCGACGCGGACACCGCGGAACCCCCGAAGTCGAACTGTGACGGCGACTGCGCGACCGCCTGGCCGCCGGTGTCCGCCGACGACGCGAGCGCCGGCGACGGCATCGACAAGTCGCTGCTCGGCGAGATCACCCGGTCCGACGGCAGCAAGCAGCTCACCGTGGGCGGCTGGCCCGCCTACTACTACGCCAAGGACGCCAACGCCGGCGACACCACCGGTCAGGGCGTGGGCAACAAGTGGTTCGCGCTGACCCCCGAGGGCAAGAAGGCCAAGGGCGGCGGCGGCGGGGGCGGTGGCGGTGGCGGCGATGCCGCCCTGGCGGGGCTGTCCGTCCGCAAGGACCCCAACCTCGGCGACATCGTCGTCGACAAGAACGGCATGACCGTCTACCGGTTCCTCAAGGACAAGGCGTGGCCCAAGCCGGTGTCGAACTGCAACGGCGCGTGCCTGGAGAAGTGGCCGGCGGTGGCGCCCGTCGAGGCGAACGACACCAAGGGCGTCCAGAAGAAGGGCCTGATGAGCTTCACCCGGGGTGACGGCGTCAAGCAGCAGACGGTCAACTGCTCGCCGATCTACACCTTCTCCGGTGACAAGTCTCCGGGCGACATCAACGGCCAGGGTGTGGGCGGCACGTGGTACGCCGTCGCGCCCGACGGAAAGCTGGTCGGAGCGCCGGGGCAGTAGGAACGCCTCCCCAGGGCCGGTTCCCGAAGCCGCCCCTCGCGCACGACCCGTTGGTCCGCCCCCTCCGCGCCGCACGGAGGGGGCGGACCGCTGTGCTTGTCGGGCCCCCTTGTCCTGTGCGTAGAATTCGGCCGCCCTCCGGGCCGCTTCCGGAACCCTCCGGAGCGGCCCGGACACTTTTGGTAGCCCCGCGGGGGGCGTCGTTTTGGCACGTGCCGGAGGCAGTGACCGGGAACGGACGGTCAATTTCCGTTTCCCCTCGCCCGTTTGGCGGGCGATCAGTAGCCTCAGCTCGAACACCGGATCGCCTACGCCTTGGAGAGATAGATGGAGCGTCCCGCCTGGGCCCCTCGGAGCATCGACATCTCGGTGCCGAGCGTCTCGCGGATCTACGACTACTACCTGGGCGGATCGCACAACTTCGAGGTGGACCGGGAAGCGGCCCGCAGGGCCATGGAGTTCATCCCCGGACTGCCGAAGATCAGTCAGGCGAACCGGGCGTTCATGCGCCGTGCGGTGCGGTACGCGGTCGCCGAGGGCGTCACCCAGTTCCTCGACATCGGCTCCGGGATCCCCACGTTCGGCAACGCGCACGAGATCGCCCGGGCGGCGAACCCCGACGCGCGCGTGGTCTACGTCGACCACGACCCGGTGGCCGTGGCGCACAGCGAGGCGGTGCTGGCCGGCTGCGACGGCGTCGACGTCGTGGCCGCCGACCTGCGCAAGCCGCAGGAGATCCTCACCAGCCCGCAGGTGGAGCAACTGCTCGATCTGGAACGGCCGGTGGCCCTGCTGCTGGTCGCGGTGCTCCACTTCGTCGAGGACGCCGACGACCCGCACGCGGCGGTGGCCGAACTCGGCGCCGCGCTCGCGCCCGGCAGCCTGCTGGTGCTCACGCATGCCTCGTACGAGGGAATCCCGCAGCGGGCCGAGGGCGCCGTCGACGTATACAAGGACATTCGCAATCCGCTGGTCATGCGCTCGCGTGACGAGATCGGGCGGTTCTTCGAGGGGTACGACATGGTGGAGCCGGGACTGGTGCCGATGCCGCACTGGCGGCCGGACACGGCGCCGGAGGACGAGGACCCCTGGGCCTTCTCCGGTTTCGCCGGCGTGGGGCGTACGGCGTGAGTGCGGAGCCGGACGGGCCGGAGGACAGACTGCGGCGGTTCGTGACGATCTGGAGCCGGGCCGTGTACCCGGTGACCTCGACGTCGCTGACCCGCCCCGAACTCGAAGAGCAACTCCTTCCGCTGGCGCGGCGGTTGCGTGAGGCGCTGCTGGAGCGGACCCTCGACGCCGACGCCGCCAAGGCGGTCGGCGCCGCCCTGGTCGACGCGCACTGCACCGACCCCGAGGCGCTCAGCCGCACGCTCGACTGCGTCGACGCCTATCTGGTGCTCTACTGCGGCGAGGGCGGCCCCCAGGAGGACCTGCGCACCCGCGCCTCGCGTCTGCAGCACGCCATGGCGGCCGGCTACGCGGTGGCGCTGCGCGAGCGCACCCTCGCCGAGCAGGAGGCCATCGCACAGGCCGCGTTGCGCGCCCAGGGCGTCGTCGCGCAGGCGCTGCACGCCAGCGAGGCCCGCTTCCGGGCGGTCTTCGAGGGCGCCGCGATAGGGATCAGCATCGCCGACCTGGAGGGCAACGTCCTCCAGGTCAACGGGGCGCTGCTGCGTATGTTCGGCGGTTCGGAGCGGTCGTTGCTGGGCCGCAAGGTCCAGGACTTCACCCACCCCGAGGACGCGCCGCAGACCTGGCGGCTCTACGACGAGCTCGTCCGCGGCGAACGGGAGCACTACCACACGGAGAAGGCGTTCAGCCGCCCCGACGGAACGGTCCTGTGGACCAATCTGACGGTGTCGCTGCTGCGGGACGCGGACGGGGCCCCGCAGTACCAGCTGGCCCTGATGGAGGACACCACCGAGCGCCGGCTGCTCAACCTGCGGCTGCGCTACGAGGCCACCCACGACGCGCTCACCGGACTGCCCAACCGCACCCTGTTCTTCGAACGGCTGGAGAAGGTGCTGGCGGCCGGCGAGGGCCGCAGGTTCGGTCTGTGCTACCTGGACCTGGACGGCTTCAAGACCATCAACGACAGCCTCGGACACGCCGCCGGCGACCGGCTGCTGGTGGAGGTCGCCGACCGGCTGCAGTCCTGCGCGACCGCGCCCGGCGAGATGGTCGCCCGCCTCGGCGGCGACGAGTTCGTGGCGCTGACCACCGGCCCCGACACCCGCCACGAGGTCGACGAGCTCGCCGCGCGCATCATGAACGTCCTGGTCGCGCCGGTGAGCATCGACGGCCGTGAGCTGACCGTGCGCGGCAGCATCGGCATCGTCGAAGGGCCGGCCGGGGAGCGCAGCGCGGCGGAGGTGCTGCGCAGCGCCGACATCACCATGTACCGGGCCAAGTCGGCGGGCGGCAACCGCTTCGAGGTCGCCGACCCGGAGGCCGACGCCCGCGCCATCACCCGGCACGGTCTGACCACGGCGCTTCCGGCGGCCCTCGAACGCGGCGAGTTCTTCATCGAGTACCAGCCGCTGGTCCACCTCGGCGACGGCAGCGTGCGCGGCGCGGAGGCGCTGGTGCGCTGGCTGCATCCGCAGCACGGGGTGCTCGGGCCCGACCGGTTCATCCCGCTCGCCGAGCACACCGGGCTGATCGTGCCGCTGGGCCGCTGGGTGCTGGAGGAGTCGGTGCGGCAGGCCGGTGAGTGGCGTGACCGCAACGAGGACACCGGCCCGCTGCGCATCAACGTCAACCTCTCCCCGTGCCAGCTCACCCACCCCGGCCTGGTGCAGGACACCGTGGACATCCTGGAGCGCGCGGGCGTCGACCCGGCCGCGCTGTGCCTGGAGGTGACGGAGTCGGCGTTGATCGGCGCCGACGACGCCCTGCTCAAACCGCTGCGCCGGCTCGCCGAGATGGGCGTGGACATCGCGCTCGACGACTTCGGCACGGGGTACTCCAACCTCGCCAACCTGCGCCGGCTCCCGGTGAGCGTGCTCAAGCTGGACCGCTCCTTCACCCAGGGCATGCAGCAGTTCCCGGCGGACCCCGTCGACCTCAAGATCGTCGAGGGGATCGTCTCGCTCGCGCACAGTCTGGACCTCGCGGTCACCGTGGAGGGCGTGGAGACCGGCGCCCAGGCCGAGCAGCTGCGGATACTCGGCTGCGAC contains these protein-coding regions:
- a CDS encoding SAM-dependent methyltransferase, translating into MERPAWAPRSIDISVPSVSRIYDYYLGGSHNFEVDREAARRAMEFIPGLPKISQANRAFMRRAVRYAVAEGVTQFLDIGSGIPTFGNAHEIARAANPDARVVYVDHDPVAVAHSEAVLAGCDGVDVVAADLRKPQEILTSPQVEQLLDLERPVALLLVAVLHFVEDADDPHAAVAELGAALAPGSLLVLTHASYEGIPQRAEGAVDVYKDIRNPLVMRSRDEIGRFFEGYDMVEPGLVPMPHWRPDTAPEDEDPWAFSGFAGVGRTA
- a CDS encoding SCO0930 family lipoprotein, whose protein sequence is MKTTWRSASLAAGTVAVLALTTACGSESGTSASSQNVGATAPAGGIGGVGSGYGQVGASASPAPGGVGSGTGAQGGSTGELAVAANPELGKILTDGAGKTLYRFDADTAEPPKSNCDGDCATAWPPVSADDASAGDGIDKSLLGEITRSDGSKQLTVGGWPAYYYAKDANAGDTTGQGVGNKWFALTPEGKKAKGGGGGGGGGGGDAALAGLSVRKDPNLGDIVVDKNGMTVYRFLKDKAWPKPVSNCNGACLEKWPAVAPVEANDTKGVQKKGLMSFTRGDGVKQQTVNCSPIYTFSGDKSPGDINGQGVGGTWYAVAPDGKLVGAPGQ
- a CDS encoding bestrophin-like domain, whose protein sequence is MPEWLVLTLAMLAACAVVVVITLVRHRRAPEDEDPSETPDVIEYMTMWIGVVYAIVLGLAIAGVWEARSVAQDHVQAEAQALHEISERVRVYPADVRDRIRADVNAYVGHVVTREWKEMADGGDVSGRGDELLQQVRVDVTDYRPASDFQAQAYQPLLDQLAAADQARNARAESTGATMPGVVWFGLLAGAVITIGMVFALQIRRTTRELVLAGLFSALIAFLLFLIWDFDAPYSRGVTASAEPFLRLFPGIGS
- a CDS encoding putative bifunctional diguanylate cyclase/phosphodiesterase, which gives rise to MSAEPDGPEDRLRRFVTIWSRAVYPVTSTSLTRPELEEQLLPLARRLREALLERTLDADAAKAVGAALVDAHCTDPEALSRTLDCVDAYLVLYCGEGGPQEDLRTRASRLQHAMAAGYAVALRERTLAEQEAIAQAALRAQGVVAQALHASEARFRAVFEGAAIGISIADLEGNVLQVNGALLRMFGGSERSLLGRKVQDFTHPEDAPQTWRLYDELVRGEREHYHTEKAFSRPDGTVLWTNLTVSLLRDADGAPQYQLALMEDTTERRLLNLRLRYEATHDALTGLPNRTLFFERLEKVLAAGEGRRFGLCYLDLDGFKTINDSLGHAAGDRLLVEVADRLQSCATAPGEMVARLGGDEFVALTTGPDTRHEVDELAARIMNVLVAPVSIDGRELTVRGSIGIVEGPAGERSAAEVLRSADITMYRAKSAGGNRFEVADPEADARAITRHGLTTALPAALERGEFFIEYQPLVHLGDGSVRGAEALVRWLHPQHGVLGPDRFIPLAEHTGLIVPLGRWVLEESVRQAGEWRDRNEDTGPLRINVNLSPCQLTHPGLVQDTVDILERAGVDPAALCLEVTESALIGADDALLKPLRRLAEMGVDIALDDFGTGYSNLANLRRLPVSVLKLDRSFTQGMQQFPADPVDLKIVEGIVSLAHSLDLAVTVEGVETGAQAEQLRILGCDTAQGWYYARPGPPDRLHDLALVDATG